A window from Salinibaculum sp. SYNS191 encodes these proteins:
- a CDS encoding DUF6610 family protein, whose translation MSLELSSSASTAREIAAARQADYVAFLHRAPFVVDAVELGFLPGFREDCGYQETQYQNLSLPVGMLDNDFRNPDLERFVDRFFEYEPEVGVIGDVDEIDDVDAHVAAAREIQASYPEAELIVVPKSRAVIDAMPENLVLGYSRGYADRLAHEFSDPADWRGRRVHILGGSPPKQLDAIRQLTRPTLTDEPPADIVGVDWNGLHRGAQFGEFWTADGWDDSGRDADHVTVRKTVRHSLARVREFWRTQGIWPETTPQDEGVAVEYEGPSPADLEDAACTECGTNVWRTRRGPYVAEYDTGAICGYCSYECYFSHRHRNNLEEIAGEQSVYLPPA comes from the coding sequence ATGTCCCTCGAGCTGAGCTCCAGCGCCAGCACCGCCCGCGAAATCGCCGCCGCCAGACAGGCAGATTACGTGGCGTTTCTGCATCGAGCACCGTTTGTCGTCGACGCTGTCGAACTCGGCTTCCTTCCCGGGTTTCGCGAGGACTGTGGGTACCAAGAGACGCAGTATCAGAACCTCAGCCTTCCCGTTGGTATGCTCGACAACGATTTCCGAAATCCCGATCTGGAGCGGTTTGTCGACCGTTTCTTCGAGTACGAACCAGAGGTTGGGGTCATCGGGGACGTTGACGAAATCGACGACGTCGACGCCCACGTCGCTGCGGCTCGTGAGATCCAAGCGAGCTATCCTGAGGCCGAGCTCATCGTCGTTCCGAAGTCGCGGGCGGTGATCGACGCGATGCCCGAGAACCTTGTCCTCGGGTATTCACGGGGATACGCCGACCGCCTGGCCCACGAGTTCTCCGACCCAGCCGATTGGAGAGGGCGGCGCGTCCACATCCTCGGCGGGAGTCCACCCAAGCAGCTCGACGCCATTCGACAGCTGACCAGACCGACACTCACCGACGAGCCACCGGCCGACATCGTCGGCGTCGACTGGAACGGGCTGCATCGTGGCGCACAGTTCGGTGAGTTCTGGACGGCCGACGGCTGGGACGACAGCGGTCGCGACGCCGACCACGTCACCGTCCGAAAGACGGTGCGCCACAGCCTCGCCCGCGTCCGTGAGTTTTGGAGGACCCAAGGAATCTGGCCCGAAACGACACCGCAGGACGAGGGGGTGGCCGTGGAGTACGAGGGCCCGAGTCCTGCCGATCTCGAGGACGCCGCCTGTACCGAGTGCGGGACGAACGTCTGGCGAACTCGCCGCGGCCCGTACGTCGCCGAGTACGATACCGGCGCAATCTGTGGATACTGCAGCTACGAGTGCTACTTCAGCCACCGTCACCGGAACAACTTGGAGGAGATCGCCGGCGAGCAGAGCGTCTACCTCCCGCCGGCGTGA
- a CDS encoding ArdC-like ssDNA-binding domain-containing protein — MATTSDSSVSFDQTDTRSDEMNSTIEQWIDDLVAGVDDAQASEEFQEWLDVQSRFHDYSYRNTLLIKRQCPEASRVAGYRTWQEEFDRHVKEGESAIWIWAPIISKQCPECENSPSYHEDSDCDYDETPPEEWSDGLVGFKPAPVFDVSQTEGEPLPDLNTEATGDAGDLVEQLTVAADDLGVTVRIVPAEEWTHGEAKGICEQLSLVDVQPLVEVRDRENEADLARTLIHEYAHALLHFDVDDDTERSKREVEAEAVAYVVGRYCGLDTSGSAFYLAAWESDDPEVIRERLGRISRTAEELIDVLEE, encoded by the coding sequence ATGGCTACGACTAGTGACTCGTCGGTCTCCTTCGACCAGACCGACACGCGATCAGACGAGATGAACAGTACCATCGAACAGTGGATCGACGACCTCGTCGCCGGCGTCGACGACGCGCAGGCCAGCGAAGAGTTCCAAGAGTGGCTCGATGTCCAGAGTCGTTTCCACGACTACTCCTACCGGAACACGCTCCTCATCAAGCGGCAGTGTCCCGAGGCGAGCCGGGTGGCGGGCTACCGGACGTGGCAGGAGGAGTTCGACCGCCACGTCAAGGAGGGTGAGTCGGCCATCTGGATCTGGGCACCGATCATCTCCAAGCAGTGCCCGGAGTGCGAGAATTCGCCGAGCTACCATGAGGACAGCGACTGTGACTACGATGAGACGCCGCCCGAGGAGTGGTCCGATGGCCTGGTCGGATTCAAGCCTGCGCCGGTGTTCGACGTCTCGCAGACCGAAGGCGAGCCGCTTCCCGACCTGAACACTGAAGCAACCGGGGACGCCGGCGACCTCGTCGAACAGTTGACTGTCGCCGCTGACGACCTCGGCGTGACGGTGCGGATCGTTCCAGCCGAGGAGTGGACCCACGGCGAGGCGAAGGGCATCTGCGAACAGCTGAGCCTCGTCGACGTCCAGCCGCTCGTCGAGGTGCGCGATCGGGAGAATGAGGCCGACCTCGCGCGGACGCTGATTCACGAGTACGCCCACGCCCTGCTCCACTTCGACGTCGACGACGACACCGAACGGTCGAAACGCGAAGTCGAGGCCGAAGCCGTCGCGTACGTCGTCGGGCGGTACTGCGGGCTCGACACGAGCGGATCGGCGTTCTACCTCGCTGCGTGGGAGTCGGACGATCCCGAGGTCATTCGCGAGCGGCTCGGACGGATCAGTCGGACGGCAGAGGAACTCATCGACGTCCTCGAAGAGTAA